From the genome of Streptomyces sp. V1I1, one region includes:
- a CDS encoding STM4014 family protein, whose product MRALPGLRTDLRLAVVGNPANRRVALLQDAVRAAGLPAARVVPWLDVLRGRAEFRPGERVRIDSPGEDPLVERELRGTNDPTRVEGTARWYARFTSAVRDVADLTAAGGAMLLDDPHELAVLFDKRLCHGVLRRAGVPVPKSPTSGAGAPAVRGWDDVRALTEQTGLRRIFVKLAHGSSASGVLAVETAGRGRVQAATSVERDVDGRLFNSLRVRRYSTELEVGALIDALAPDGLHIERWLPKASQDGRVADLRVVVIAGRATHAVVRTSRSPMTNLHLGGARGDLIAARAATEAAGGSWADTLGICERAAACFPGALRVGVDLLPAIGWRRFAVGEVNAFGDLLPRLTGLPGSGAEGQDTYAAQVAAVLSRARNRHRASA is encoded by the coding sequence ATGCGGGCGCTACCGGGCCTGAGAACAGACCTCCGTCTCGCCGTCGTCGGCAATCCGGCCAACCGGCGCGTCGCGCTCCTCCAGGACGCCGTGCGCGCCGCCGGGCTGCCCGCCGCACGCGTCGTGCCCTGGCTCGATGTGCTGCGGGGGCGGGCGGAGTTCCGGCCGGGCGAGCGGGTGCGGATCGACTCGCCCGGCGAGGACCCACTGGTGGAACGGGAGTTGCGCGGTACGAACGACCCGACCCGGGTGGAGGGAACTGCCCGCTGGTACGCGCGCTTCACCTCTGCCGTGCGGGATGTGGCCGATCTGACGGCGGCCGGCGGGGCAATGCTGCTCGACGATCCGCACGAGCTGGCGGTGCTGTTCGACAAGCGGCTGTGCCATGGCGTGCTGCGGCGGGCCGGGGTGCCCGTGCCCAAGTCGCCCACGTCCGGCGCCGGCGCCCCTGCCGTACGCGGGTGGGACGACGTCCGTGCGCTGACGGAGCAGACCGGTCTGCGCCGGATATTCGTCAAACTGGCGCACGGCTCGTCGGCCTCCGGCGTACTCGCCGTGGAGACGGCGGGCCGCGGGCGGGTACAAGCGGCCACCTCGGTCGAGCGTGACGTGGACGGTCGGCTCTTCAACTCCCTGCGCGTGCGCCGATATTCGACCGAGCTTGAGGTCGGCGCGCTGATCGATGCCCTGGCGCCGGACGGTCTGCATATCGAGCGCTGGCTGCCCAAGGCATCGCAGGACGGCCGGGTCGCGGATCTGCGGGTCGTCGTCATCGCGGGCCGCGCCACCCACGCGGTCGTCAGGACGAGCCGCTCCCCCATGACCAACCTCCACCTCGGCGGCGCCCGGGGAGACCTCATCGCGGCGCGAGCGGCCACCGAAGCCGCCGGCGGCAGCTGGGCCGACACGCTCGGCATCTGCGAACGGGCCGCGGCCTGTTTCCCCGGAGCCCTGCGCGTGGGCGTCGATCTGCTGCCCGCCATCGGGTGGCGCCGCTTCGCCGTCGGCGAGGTCAACGCCTTCGGGGATCTGCTGCCGCGCCTCACCGGCCTGCCGGGCAGCGGCGCCGAGGGCCAGGACACCTATGCGGCGCAGGTTGCCGCCGTACTGAGCAGAGCAAGGAACCGCCATCGTGCAAGCGCCTGA
- a CDS encoding STM4011 family radical SAM protein has protein sequence MDLTILYRGPLASCDYDCPYCPFAKRHDSSEQLRADRSALERFAAWASEQTDDQLSILFTPWGEGLVRSWYRRTLTELSRLPHIRRVAIQTNLSCRTGWVADADLDALALWCTYHPGQTPYDRFLGKCRDLSGRGVRFSVGVVGFPGHLAQARRLRADLPSPVYLWVNAAEGRSYTDAEAAEWTDIDPFFPYSRDPHRSAGLPCRTGESVISVDGDGTVRRCHFVRDELGNLYDGSYRRALRPRGCPSAVCDCHIGYVHLEALPLYDVFAGGVLERIPAVPAATQPSCGAGKPIPVSLTAPRRAAGA, from the coding sequence GTGGACCTGACGATCCTCTACCGGGGCCCGCTGGCCTCCTGCGACTACGACTGCCCGTACTGCCCCTTCGCCAAGCGGCACGACAGCTCCGAGCAACTGCGTGCCGACCGCTCCGCGCTCGAACGCTTCGCCGCCTGGGCGTCCGAGCAGACGGACGACCAGCTGTCGATTCTGTTCACGCCGTGGGGCGAGGGTCTGGTCCGCTCCTGGTACCGCCGCACCCTCACCGAGCTTTCCCGGCTGCCGCACATCCGCCGGGTCGCCATCCAGACGAACCTCAGCTGCCGCACCGGCTGGGTCGCGGACGCCGATCTCGACGCCCTCGCGCTCTGGTGCACGTACCACCCGGGCCAGACTCCGTACGACCGCTTCCTCGGCAAGTGCCGTGACCTGTCCGGGCGCGGGGTCCGGTTCAGCGTCGGGGTCGTCGGCTTCCCCGGGCATTTGGCCCAGGCCCGCCGCCTGCGCGCCGATCTGCCCTCGCCCGTCTACCTCTGGGTGAACGCGGCCGAGGGACGCAGCTACACCGACGCCGAGGCCGCCGAGTGGACGGACATCGACCCGTTCTTCCCGTACAGCCGCGATCCGCACCGCTCGGCAGGGCTCCCGTGCCGGACGGGCGAATCGGTGATCTCGGTAGACGGTGACGGCACGGTGCGGCGCTGCCACTTCGTGCGGGACGAGCTGGGCAATCTCTACGACGGCTCCTACCGGCGGGCGCTGCGCCCGCGCGGCTGTCCGTCGGCCGTCTGCGACTGCCATATCGGCTATGTCCATCTGGAGGCGCTGCCGCTGTACGACGTGTTCGCGGGCGGTGTCCTGGAGCGGATCCCGGCCGTGCCCGCCGCTACTCAGCCGTCGTGCGGAGCGGGAAAGCCGATCCCCGTCAGCCTCACAGCACCTCGGCGCGCAGCCGGTGCATAG
- a CDS encoding STM4012 family radical SAM protein, producing the protein MSSIPRSGAPRPYQSYVYAYPHKTAYRPFPEGGRPALRERWAGERKDALALYLHIPFCEVRCGFCNLFTRIGAPDELTTRYLDALDRQATAVRDALGDAEPVRFAAAAFGGGTPTFLTAGELDRLCDIAEKRMGADLRAVPLSVETSPATATADRLTVLADRGATRLSIGVQSFVDEEARAAVRPQRRADVESALARIRDARIPVLNIDLIYGIDGQTEHTWRRSLDAALAWQPEELYLYPLYVRPLTGLGRAGEAGDQAWDAQRLLLYRKGRDHLLSHGYEQVSMRMFRRTDAPPQGADDYACQTDGMIGLGCGARSYTSTLHYSFDYAVDMREIRGIIDTYTATEDFSRAEVGREVDEGEARRRHLLQSLLQAEGMEVAGYRERFGRHPVEDFRFELDRFAALGWLDENAGPDRLRLTAEGLAYSDAVGPELFSPAVRADMAAYELK; encoded by the coding sequence ATGAGCAGCATTCCCCGGAGCGGCGCACCCCGCCCGTACCAGAGTTATGTCTACGCCTATCCGCACAAGACGGCCTACCGGCCCTTCCCGGAGGGCGGACGGCCCGCGCTGCGCGAGCGCTGGGCGGGGGAACGCAAGGACGCGCTCGCCCTCTATCTCCACATACCGTTCTGCGAGGTCCGCTGCGGTTTCTGCAATCTCTTCACGCGGATCGGCGCTCCCGACGAGCTCACCACGCGCTATCTCGACGCGCTCGACCGCCAGGCGACCGCGGTGCGCGACGCCCTCGGGGACGCCGAGCCGGTACGTTTCGCCGCGGCGGCGTTCGGGGGCGGCACCCCCACCTTCCTCACAGCCGGGGAACTGGACCGGCTCTGCGACATCGCCGAGAAGCGCATGGGCGCCGATCTGCGCGCTGTCCCGCTCTCCGTCGAGACGTCCCCCGCCACCGCGACCGCCGACCGGCTCACCGTCCTCGCCGACCGGGGCGCCACCCGGCTCAGCATCGGCGTGCAGAGCTTCGTCGACGAGGAGGCCAGGGCGGCCGTACGCCCGCAGCGCCGCGCCGATGTCGAGTCGGCCCTGGCCCGGATCCGCGACGCCCGCATCCCCGTCCTCAACATCGATCTCATATACGGCATAGACGGCCAGACCGAGCACACCTGGCGACGGTCACTGGACGCGGCGCTCGCCTGGCAGCCCGAGGAGCTGTATCTCTACCCCCTGTATGTGCGGCCGCTGACCGGTCTGGGCCGTGCCGGCGAGGCCGGCGATCAGGCGTGGGACGCCCAGCGGCTGCTCCTGTACCGCAAGGGCCGCGACCATCTGCTCTCGCACGGCTACGAGCAGGTGTCGATGCGGATGTTCCGCCGCACGGACGCTCCACCGCAGGGCGCGGACGACTACGCCTGCCAGACCGACGGCATGATCGGTCTCGGCTGCGGCGCCCGCTCCTACACCTCGACCCTGCACTACTCCTTCGACTACGCCGTCGACATGCGCGAGATACGCGGCATCATCGACACCTACACGGCGACCGAGGACTTCAGCCGTGCCGAAGTGGGGCGCGAGGTCGACGAGGGCGAGGCGCGCCGCCGCCATCTCCTCCAGTCGCTCCTCCAGGCCGAAGGCATGGAAGTGGCCGGATACCGTGAGCGGTTCGGCCGCCACCCGGTCGAGGACTTCCGGTTCGAGCTCGACCGCTTCGCCGCCCTCGGCTGGCTCGACGAGAACGCTGGGCCCGACCGGCTGAGGCTGACCGCCGAGGGTCTGGCCTACTCCGACGCCGTGGGCCCGGAGCTCTTCTCCCCCGCCGTGCGCGCCGACATGGCCGCGTACGAACTCAAGTGA
- a CDS encoding DUF6745 domain-containing protein, which translates to MQYVDKWRAVAAATGPADRAAAEEGVRLAYRTAGLAEPERIVWVGSPRSGVAAVRSLDDPGRSVRDEVRTRPWAEERRRIHDELGPAGWAELWSLTGARLWDTTRALAERIRAGVVDALAVQDTADTAHTVDTADIGDATATETEVRLTLLDAVLGQHDAAWLAGFDGRSDRLQGLVRVAAHAGWWWPYEKAVVICERPVELHRDEAGRLDRGDGPALAFPDGFALYAWRGMPVPADFLGELTSLTPQRIRSEENAELRRVMLEYYGYDRYLAESDAQPVHRDETGILWRIALDDDEDVAMVEVVNSTPEPDGTHRTYWLRVPPTTRTAKEGVAWTFGLEAEAYEPVRQT; encoded by the coding sequence ATGCAGTACGTGGACAAGTGGCGGGCCGTTGCGGCGGCGACCGGACCGGCGGACCGGGCCGCCGCCGAGGAAGGTGTGCGCCTCGCCTACCGCACGGCCGGGCTCGCCGAACCGGAGCGGATCGTATGGGTGGGCTCTCCGCGGTCCGGTGTGGCCGCCGTCCGCTCGCTCGACGACCCCGGCCGTTCGGTGCGCGACGAGGTGCGCACCCGCCCCTGGGCGGAGGAACGCCGCCGTATCCACGACGAGTTGGGGCCGGCCGGCTGGGCCGAGCTGTGGAGCCTCACCGGCGCCCGGCTCTGGGACACCACGCGGGCACTGGCCGAGCGGATACGGGCAGGGGTGGTGGACGCGCTGGCCGTTCAGGACACAGCAGACACGGCACACACGGTGGATACGGCGGACATCGGGGACGCGACGGCGACAGAGACCGAGGTCCGGCTGACCCTGCTCGACGCGGTGCTCGGCCAGCACGACGCGGCCTGGCTCGCCGGTTTCGACGGCCGTAGCGACCGGCTCCAAGGGCTGGTCAGGGTCGCGGCCCACGCCGGCTGGTGGTGGCCGTACGAAAAGGCGGTGGTGATCTGCGAGCGGCCGGTGGAGCTCCACCGGGACGAGGCCGGCCGGCTCGACAGGGGCGACGGTCCGGCGCTGGCATTCCCCGACGGCTTCGCCCTGTACGCCTGGCGCGGCATGCCGGTGCCCGCAGACTTCCTCGGCGAACTGACCTCGCTCACCCCACAGCGCATACGCAGCGAGGAGAACGCCGAACTGCGGCGCGTGATGCTCGAGTACTACGGCTACGACCGCTATCTCGCCGAGTCGGACGCCCAGCCCGTGCACCGGGACGAGACAGGCATTCTGTGGCGGATCGCGCTGGACGACGACGAGGACGTGGCGATGGTCGAAGTGGTCAACTCCACCCCCGAGCCGGACGGCACCCACCGCACCTACTGGCTGCGGGTGCCGCCCACGACCCGGACCGCGAAGGAGGGTGTCGCCTGGACCTTCGGGCTGGAGGCGGAAGCGTACGAACCGGTGCGTCAGACCTGA
- a CDS encoding alpha-galactosidase, producing the protein MIESVGKGRTWVLSGPTSSYALHLTDDDELLHLHWGSRISGADAEALADRVLPPYWPFESQLDGHEEYPVEGGPRFVRPALSVRTPEVRGTEWTFAGHAVDGDELRLRFTDAVHGLGLTLHHRMRDDADIIERWVTVAHEGDGPDLELLRADAAAWTLPQRDRWRLSQLHGRWAAESLLVRSELTYGEKVIGSRRGHTGHQHLPWVALDAEGATEERGEVYACALGWSGSWRISVQQLPDGLVQITGGAGYDESGLLRLAPGQSYTSPVFAGLWTDGGFGGASRAWHAWQLAHVIPDAATERPVLYNSWEATGFDISEEQQRALAQRAAAMGVELFVVDDAWFGQRTSDRAGLGDWTPNAERFPKGLGPLADEVHALGMQFGIWVEPEMVNADSDLYRAHPDWVQHHPGRARTEFRNQLVLNLAREDVQAYLWEQLDTLLSSAPIDYVKWDFNRCFTDAGWPGEEYPQKLWVEHVHALYALLDRLRAAHPSVAFESCSGGGGRIDLGILSRTDQVWTSDNTDPLDRLAIQQGFTQLHPARVMAAWVTDSPNVQLNGRFSTLRFRFVSAMAGVLGVGGDLTEWTDEELAEARGWVDLYKKIRPLVQHGELHRLRAPEGGLSAVQYVRGDESVVLAWLQAQHYGEQPPRLRLRGLDPAAAYECLDTGAVHRGAVLLHHGLHPGLKGDMDATVIRLRRR; encoded by the coding sequence GTTATGCGCTGCACCTCACGGACGACGACGAACTGCTGCATCTCCATTGGGGCTCCCGGATTTCCGGCGCCGACGCGGAGGCGCTCGCGGACCGGGTACTGCCGCCCTACTGGCCCTTCGAGTCGCAGCTCGACGGGCACGAGGAGTACCCGGTCGAGGGCGGACCCCGCTTCGTACGCCCGGCGCTCTCCGTCCGTACGCCAGAAGTACGCGGCACGGAGTGGACCTTCGCCGGTCACGCGGTGGACGGCGACGAACTGCGGCTCCGCTTCACCGATGCCGTACACGGCCTCGGCCTCACCCTGCACCACCGGATGCGCGACGACGCGGACATCATCGAGCGCTGGGTCACCGTCGCCCACGAGGGCGACGGCCCCGACCTGGAGCTGCTGCGGGCCGACGCCGCCGCCTGGACGCTGCCGCAGCGCGACCGCTGGCGGCTCAGCCAGCTGCACGGCCGCTGGGCCGCCGAGTCGCTGCTCGTACGGTCGGAGCTGACGTACGGCGAGAAGGTGATCGGCAGCCGTCGCGGCCACACCGGGCACCAGCATCTGCCGTGGGTCGCGCTGGACGCGGAGGGGGCCACGGAGGAGCGAGGCGAGGTGTACGCCTGTGCCCTCGGCTGGTCCGGGTCCTGGCGGATCTCCGTACAGCAGCTGCCCGACGGTCTCGTGCAGATCACCGGCGGCGCGGGCTACGACGAATCGGGACTGCTGCGGCTCGCGCCCGGGCAGTCGTACACCTCGCCCGTCTTCGCCGGGCTGTGGACCGACGGCGGATTCGGCGGGGCCAGCCGGGCCTGGCACGCCTGGCAGCTGGCGCATGTCATCCCCGACGCGGCGACCGAGCGGCCCGTCCTTTACAACTCCTGGGAAGCGACCGGTTTCGACATCTCCGAGGAGCAGCAGCGGGCGCTCGCGCAGCGGGCCGCGGCCATGGGCGTCGAGCTGTTCGTGGTGGACGACGCGTGGTTCGGGCAGCGCACCAGCGACCGCGCCGGGCTCGGCGACTGGACGCCCAACGCCGAGCGCTTCCCGAAGGGGCTGGGGCCGCTCGCCGACGAAGTGCACGCGCTGGGAATGCAGTTCGGCATCTGGGTCGAGCCGGAGATGGTCAACGCAGACAGCGACCTCTACCGCGCGCACCCCGACTGGGTGCAGCACCACCCGGGCCGCGCCAGGACCGAATTCCGCAACCAGCTCGTGCTGAACCTCGCGCGCGAGGACGTACAGGCCTATCTCTGGGAGCAGTTGGACACGCTGCTCAGCAGCGCGCCCATCGACTATGTGAAGTGGGACTTCAACCGCTGCTTCACGGACGCCGGCTGGCCCGGCGAGGAGTACCCGCAGAAGCTGTGGGTCGAGCATGTGCACGCGCTGTACGCACTCCTTGACCGGCTGCGGGCCGCGCATCCGTCCGTCGCCTTCGAGTCGTGCTCGGGCGGCGGCGGCCGGATCGACCTCGGCATCCTCTCCCGCACCGACCAGGTGTGGACCTCCGACAACACCGATCCGCTGGACCGCCTCGCCATCCAGCAGGGCTTCACCCAGCTGCACCCGGCTCGGGTCATGGCGGCCTGGGTCACCGACAGCCCCAACGTCCAGCTCAACGGCCGGTTCAGCACGCTCCGCTTCCGCTTCGTCAGCGCGATGGCCGGTGTTCTCGGGGTCGGCGGCGACCTCACCGAGTGGACCGATGAGGAACTCGCCGAGGCACGCGGCTGGGTGGACCTGTACAAGAAGATCAGGCCGCTGGTGCAGCACGGCGAGCTGCATCGGCTGCGGGCGCCCGAGGGCGGGCTGAGCGCCGTGCAGTACGTACGCGGCGACGAGAGCGTTGTCCTCGCCTGGCTCCAGGCACAGCACTACGGCGAGCAGCCGCCCAGGCTCAGGCTGCGCGGCCTCGACCCGGCAGCCGCCTACGAGTGCCTGGACACCGGCGCCGTACACCGGGGGGCCGTACTCCTGCACCACGGATTGCACCCCGGGCTCAAGGGCGACATGGACGCCACCGTGATCCGGCTGCGCCGCCGCTGA
- a CDS encoding STM4015 family protein has protein sequence MTISDHLQELHGLPVFDFPDAESKVELPQAASVAWRITVDAYDSDEEWEGAFARFLAAVDTTQVRALVVGAWSDVYDSAPDAVITALLDAREQLPALRALFLGDITYEECEISWINQGLVTPLLDAFPELLQFGVRGGQELKFPAVRHEKLRSLTVETGGLDAEVVRGIAASDLPALEHLDVWLGTSWYGGNAEVSDLEPILSGVRLPRLRSLALRNSEIQDQIAVAISGAPVVAGLGTLDLSMGTLGDEGAEALLNGQPLTHLEKLDLHHHFLSEPMVQRLTKTFEAAGVEVDLSESEVAERDSEGGEERYTAVAE, from the coding sequence ATGACCATTTCGGACCATCTGCAGGAGCTGCACGGCCTGCCCGTGTTCGACTTCCCCGACGCCGAGTCGAAGGTCGAGCTGCCGCAAGCGGCTTCCGTGGCCTGGCGGATCACTGTCGATGCGTACGACAGCGATGAGGAGTGGGAGGGAGCCTTCGCCCGCTTCCTCGCCGCGGTGGACACCACCCAGGTGCGGGCGCTGGTCGTCGGTGCGTGGAGCGATGTGTACGACTCGGCGCCCGACGCCGTCATCACCGCGCTGCTCGACGCACGGGAGCAACTGCCCGCTCTGCGGGCGCTCTTCCTCGGGGACATCACCTATGAGGAGTGCGAGATCTCCTGGATCAACCAGGGGCTGGTGACGCCGCTGCTCGACGCGTTCCCCGAGCTGCTGCAGTTCGGGGTTCGCGGCGGCCAGGAGCTGAAGTTCCCCGCCGTCCGGCACGAGAAGCTCCGTTCGCTGACCGTCGAGACAGGCGGGCTCGACGCTGAGGTCGTGCGCGGCATCGCGGCCAGCGACCTGCCCGCGCTGGAGCATCTCGACGTCTGGCTCGGCACCTCCTGGTACGGAGGGAACGCCGAGGTGTCCGATCTGGAGCCGATCCTCTCCGGCGTCCGCCTTCCTCGTCTGCGGTCTCTGGCCCTGCGCAACAGCGAGATCCAGGACCAGATAGCCGTCGCAATCTCCGGCGCCCCGGTCGTCGCCGGTCTGGGCACGCTCGATCTGTCGATGGGCACCCTTGGCGACGAAGGCGCGGAGGCCCTGCTGAACGGACAGCCGCTGACCCATCTGGAGAAGCTCGACCTCCACCATCACTTCCTCAGCGAGCCGATGGTGCAGCGCCTGACCAAGACCTTCGAAGCCGCAGGCGTGGAGGTCGACCTCTCCGAAAGCGAGGTTGCGGAGAGGGACTCCGAAGGCGGGGAAGAGCGCTATACCGCTGTCGCGGAATGA
- a CDS encoding M23 family metallopeptidase translates to MPAKGKHRRPKTSPITRGFVAAGTGGAAIALPLMGATGAHAAGKAAPAVAPATAVTAAAAPAAAKPAAVPTTYSVVSGDYLAKIAKEHDVRGGWKKLYEDNREQVGDNPSLIHPGLKLTLGAKSKAKAPEKAQPRQESQDRSESKAESKAESKAKSKSKGSSDSGSDSSAQSSSGDSASASQISSSGFTAPVDGANVTTPYRMTGAMWSSGYHTGVDFAASSGTTVKAVGAGTVVSAGWGGAYGNEVVIQHSDGTYSQYAHLSSLAVSAGQSVSGGQQIGLSGSTGNSSGPHLHFEIRTGPSYGSDVDPLAYLRQYGVSI, encoded by the coding sequence ATGCCCGCAAAGGGTAAGCACCGCCGTCCCAAGACCAGCCCGATCACGCGCGGCTTCGTCGCCGCCGGCACGGGTGGCGCCGCCATCGCGCTTCCGCTGATGGGTGCCACCGGCGCCCACGCGGCGGGCAAGGCCGCTCCCGCCGTGGCGCCCGCTACGGCAGTGACCGCCGCCGCGGCCCCGGCGGCAGCCAAGCCGGCCGCCGTCCCCACCACGTACTCCGTCGTCTCCGGTGACTACCTGGCCAAGATCGCCAAGGAGCACGATGTGCGCGGCGGCTGGAAGAAGCTGTACGAGGACAACCGTGAGCAGGTCGGCGACAACCCGTCGCTGATCCACCCGGGCCTCAAGCTGACCCTCGGCGCGAAGTCGAAGGCGAAGGCTCCGGAGAAGGCGCAGCCGCGCCAGGAGAGCCAGGACCGGTCCGAGTCCAAGGCCGAGTCGAAGGCCGAGTCGAAGGCCAAGTCGAAGTCCAAGGGCTCCTCCGACTCCGGCTCGGACTCCTCCGCGCAGTCCTCCTCCGGCGACTCCGCGAGCGCCTCGCAGATCAGCAGCTCCGGCTTCACCGCCCCCGTCGACGGCGCGAACGTCACCACCCCCTACCGCATGACCGGCGCCATGTGGTCCAGCGGCTACCACACCGGTGTCGACTTCGCGGCCTCTTCCGGCACCACCGTCAAGGCCGTCGGCGCGGGCACCGTCGTCTCCGCCGGCTGGGGCGGCGCGTACGGCAACGAGGTCGTCATCCAGCACAGCGACGGCACCTACTCGCAGTACGCCCACCTCTCCTCGCTCGCCGTATCCGCCGGCCAGAGCGTGAGCGGCGGCCAGCAGATCGGCCTCTCCGGTTCCACCGGCAACTCCAGCGGCCCGCACCTGCACTTCGAGATCCGCACCGGCCCGAGCTACGGCTCGGACGTCGACCCGCTGGCGTACCTGCGCCAGTACGGCGTCTCCATCTGA
- a CDS encoding STM4013/SEN3800 family hydrolase, translating into MTEVVGRDDLLLVTLDTLRFDVAAELAAAGRIPNLARHLPGGVWEKRHAPGSFTYASHQAIFAGFLPTPAAPGPHPRLFAARFPGSETTAARTFVFDNPDLVSGLADTGYRTVCIGGVGFFNKLGPLGSVLPGMFQESHWDPEFGVASPTSFEAQVDLAEKVVAGLPYDQRLFLFVNVPSLHQPNWFHLPGATRDAGDSRETHAAALEYVDRHIGRLFAAASSRRRCFAIVCSDHGTAYGDDGFTGHRLGHDVVWTVPYAHFFLEAAA; encoded by the coding sequence ATGACCGAGGTCGTCGGCCGCGACGACCTGCTGCTCGTCACCCTCGACACACTGCGCTTCGACGTCGCCGCCGAGCTGGCCGCCGCGGGCCGGATCCCGAATCTCGCCCGCCATCTGCCCGGCGGCGTCTGGGAGAAACGGCACGCCCCGGGCAGTTTCACCTACGCCTCCCACCAGGCGATCTTCGCCGGCTTCCTGCCCACTCCGGCGGCCCCGGGGCCGCATCCACGTCTGTTCGCCGCGCGCTTCCCGGGCAGTGAGACCACCGCAGCCCGCACCTTCGTCTTCGACAACCCGGACCTTGTCTCGGGTCTCGCGGACACCGGTTACCGCACGGTTTGCATCGGTGGCGTCGGCTTCTTCAACAAGCTGGGACCGCTCGGCTCCGTACTGCCGGGAATGTTCCAGGAGAGCCATTGGGACCCGGAGTTCGGGGTGGCGTCACCCACCTCCTTCGAGGCCCAGGTGGACCTGGCCGAGAAGGTCGTCGCCGGACTCCCGTACGACCAGCGGCTGTTCCTGTTCGTCAACGTGCCGTCGCTGCACCAGCCGAATTGGTTCCACCTCCCCGGCGCCACTCGGGACGCGGGTGATTCGCGCGAGACGCACGCTGCCGCCCTTGAGTACGTCGACCGGCACATCGGGCGTCTCTTCGCCGCCGCGAGCAGCCGCCGCCGCTGCTTCGCGATTGTCTGTTCCGACCATGGCACGGCGTACGGGGACGACGGCTTCACCGGCCACCGGCTCGGCCACGACGTGGTCTGGACGGTTCCCTACGCCCACTTCTTCCTCGAGGCCGCAGCATGA
- a CDS encoding SGNH/GDSL hydrolase family protein has translation MADDSRTGKKGAFGSYAAIGDSFTEGVGDPGPTGMYVGWADRFAVLLDDRTPEHTFRYANLAVRGRLLDQIVEEQVPRAKELAPDLVTFCAGGNDIIRPGTDPDDVAERFERAVADLTSAIGTVMVTTGFDTRGVPVLRHLRGKIATYTAHVRAIADRYDCPVLDLWSLKSVQDRRAWDTDRLHLSPEGHTRVALRAAQVLGLDVPADPDQPWPPQPPRGPLEVRRDDIHWAREHLVPWIGRRLRGESSGDHVEAKRPNLLPL, from the coding sequence GTGGCAGACGATTCGAGAACAGGGAAAAAGGGTGCATTCGGGTCGTACGCGGCTATCGGTGACAGCTTCACCGAAGGCGTCGGAGACCCGGGTCCGACCGGGATGTACGTCGGCTGGGCGGACCGGTTCGCGGTCCTGCTCGACGACCGGACGCCGGAGCACACCTTCAGGTACGCGAACCTCGCCGTACGCGGGCGTCTCCTCGACCAGATCGTCGAGGAGCAGGTGCCGAGGGCGAAGGAACTCGCCCCGGATCTGGTGACGTTCTGCGCCGGCGGCAACGACATCATCCGGCCTGGCACCGACCCCGACGACGTGGCCGAGCGCTTCGAGCGCGCCGTCGCCGACCTCACGAGCGCGATCGGCACGGTCATGGTGACCACCGGATTCGACACGCGCGGGGTGCCGGTGCTGCGCCATCTGCGCGGCAAGATCGCCACGTACACCGCGCATGTACGGGCCATTGCCGACCGCTACGACTGCCCCGTGCTCGACCTCTGGTCGCTCAAGTCGGTCCAGGACAGGCGGGCCTGGGACACCGACCGGCTGCATCTGTCGCCCGAGGGACACACCCGGGTCGCGCTGCGCGCCGCCCAGGTACTCGGACTCGATGTGCCCGCCGACCCCGACCAGCCGTGGCCGCCCCAGCCGCCGCGCGGCCCGCTCGAAGTGCGCCGTGACGACATCCACTGGGCGCGCGAGCACCTGGTGCCGTGGATCGGCCGACGGCTGCGCGGCGAGAGCTCCGGCGACCACGTCGAGGCCAAGCGCCCGAACCTGCTGCCCCTGTGA